The Candidatus Anaeroferrophillus wilburensis genomic interval AACCGTCAAACATCATCATACCGTCCAGCGCCTTCTCGATCTGGCTCAGGGGAATGGCAATATTTTTCATGATTCCGAAAATATCAACGAACTGCAGGCGGAAATAATGAATTTTTTCTTCTTTAATAATCTGTAGAATCTCTTCTCTGGTCATGGTTCTTTTCTCCTTTACCTTAGATAGTAGTTCCGTTGGCAATGTTGTTGACCTGGCTTCGACACCTCTCAATTGTTTAAATCGCTTGACCTCCCCGCTCCTCTGTCCGTATTCTGATGCACTCTTTCAGCTCGGTGACAAAAATCTTGCCGTCGCCGATCTCCCCCTCTCCATGTTTTGCTGACCGCAGAATAGCCTCAATGGCCACCTCGACATACTCATCGTTGCAGGCAATATCCAGGCGTACCTTGGGCAAAAGGTTGGGAATCACTTTCTGCCCCCGGTAAAGACGTTCGCCGGAAATCTCCTGGTGCTGCCCATGACCGGTAACCCGGCTGGTGGTTATCCTGGTGATCCCGGCAGCCACCAGTTCTTCACGAACATCATCCAACTTATCCGGCTTAATAATTGCCGTAATCATCTGCATGATCTATCTCCATCATAGTAGACTAATTTAAATTAATCAAACCGTAACCATGTTCGCCGTGGAGGCTGTAGTCCATTCCTGATTTCTCTTCTTTCTCCGTCAACCTCAAGCCAACGGTTTTATCAACCAGAACAACGATTATGCCGCTGGTAACCACGGTATAGATAATGGTTACCGCCACCGCCTTGAACTGCACCAGCAACTGCTGCCCAAAAGTCCAGGAGCCACCGGCGCTCCGGGCGGCTTCCGCCATCCAGCTTTGACGGATAAAAAAGGTCAGAGC includes:
- a CDS encoding P-II family nitrogen regulator — translated: MQMITAIIKPDKLDDVREELVAAGITRITTSRVTGHGQHQEISGERLYRGQKVIPNLLPKVRLDIACNDEYVEVAIEAILRSAKHGEGEIGDGKIFVTELKECIRIRTEERGGQAI